One window from the genome of Litoribacterium kuwaitense encodes:
- a CDS encoding MurR/RpiR family transcriptional regulator — translation MLKGGLTMLESMLDKLPRSEKKIATYIMEYPEKAVQCTASELGELSETSSAAVIRLCKSLGLKGFQELKLRVAGDLQKEPSYGFRDIHPDETTADVMSKITSNAIASITETAELLQVQAINDAVTTIRNASAVHIFGIGASSIVAKDFQQKLLRIQKHATAYESRHMASIQAAGAEKGDVVMGISFSGNTKEVKEFLELGRAAGAVAISLGSYGQSLVSSVADIELSTSPTREATFRSGATSSRIAQLLIIDVLFMCLCTSDYERSIQAIDFSRQVIDRLNQ, via the coding sequence ATGTTAAAAGGCGGACTCACGATGCTTGAAAGTATGCTTGATAAGCTGCCACGTTCAGAAAAGAAAATTGCAACATATATTATGGAATATCCAGAGAAAGCTGTCCAGTGCACAGCGAGCGAACTCGGTGAACTGAGCGAAACAAGTAGCGCTGCTGTGATCCGGCTATGTAAATCTCTTGGATTAAAAGGCTTCCAGGAACTAAAGTTAAGGGTCGCAGGTGATTTACAAAAAGAGCCTTCCTATGGATTTAGAGATATTCATCCAGATGAAACAACAGCAGACGTCATGTCGAAAATTACGAGCAATGCCATTGCAAGTATCACAGAAACTGCAGAATTGTTACAGGTTCAAGCAATTAATGATGCAGTGACAACGATACGTAATGCGAGTGCAGTACATATATTCGGTATCGGAGCTTCAAGTATTGTGGCAAAAGATTTTCAGCAAAAGCTATTGCGGATTCAAAAACATGCGACGGCGTATGAAAGCCGTCATATGGCTTCTATTCAAGCAGCTGGTGCTGAAAAAGGAGATGTTGTGATGGGCATCTCCTTTTCGGGGAATACTAAAGAAGTTAAAGAATTTCTCGAATTGGGAAGAGCAGCTGGAGCTGTTGCGATTAGCTTAGGGAGTTATGGTCAATCGCTGGTCTCATCAGTGGCAGACATTGAGCTCTCGACATCACCGACGAGAGAAGCGACATTTCGCAGTGGAGCGACATCGTCAAGAATAGCACAGCTGCTCATAATTGACGTATTGTTTATGTGTTTATGTACGTCTGATTACGAACGATCTATTCAAGCGATTGATTTTTCGCGCCAGGTAATTGATCGTTTAAATCAATAG
- a CDS encoding gamma carbonic anhydrase, whose amino-acid sequence MIIPYGKYSPHIHPTAYIAENATITGNVHIAEYVSLWYQTVIRGDVSPVYIGQSANIQDGSVLHQSPGLPVIIEEEATIGHQAMIHSATVRKGALVGMGATMLDDSELGTSAMLGAGSLLTGGKKIPPYTLALGRPARPVRELTKEELADMKRICNDYVQKGQAYKKQQHASIDLNDQLPGAKNQSLE is encoded by the coding sequence ATGATTATACCTTATGGAAAATACTCTCCCCACATCCACCCTACAGCTTATATTGCAGAAAATGCAACGATCACTGGAAATGTTCATATTGCAGAATACGTCTCTCTTTGGTACCAGACCGTCATCCGCGGTGACGTCTCACCTGTCTACATCGGCCAATCTGCAAACATTCAAGATGGCTCCGTCCTTCACCAGTCGCCAGGGCTGCCTGTGATCATTGAAGAAGAAGCGACAATCGGGCATCAAGCAATGATTCACAGCGCTACAGTTAGAAAAGGAGCACTTGTAGGAATGGGAGCGACGATGCTTGATGACTCAGAGTTAGGCACATCCGCAATGCTCGGTGCTGGGAGTTTGCTAACTGGGGGGAAAAAAATACCTCCATACACGCTCGCTTTGGGTCGCCCTGCTCGCCCTGTTCGTGAGCTCACTAAAGAAGAGCTCGCTGACATGAAACGCATTTGCAATGATTATGTGCAAAAAGGGCAAGCTTACAAAAAGCAGCAACACGCATCTATTGATTTAAACGATCAATTACCTGGCGCGAAAAATCAATCGCTTGAATAG
- a CDS encoding Dps family protein: MPNNYQSQEASALEQQVNKQLANLHVLYIKLHNYHWYVKGPHFFSLHEKFEEMYNSMKNHIDELAEHMLAIRMKPLASMDEFLREASLQEASGHESAEEMVVSISDDLFALMEESKKVIEGLEEQQEFAIADIFHAMLEEFKKDDWMLRAYLNKE, encoded by the coding sequence ATGCCAAACAATTACCAATCACAAGAAGCATCTGCACTAGAGCAACAGGTGAATAAGCAGCTTGCCAATTTACATGTGTTGTACATTAAGCTTCATAACTATCATTGGTATGTCAAAGGACCACATTTCTTCTCACTGCACGAGAAATTTGAAGAAATGTATAACTCGATGAAAAATCATATTGATGAACTCGCTGAGCATATGTTGGCGATTCGCATGAAGCCTTTAGCATCAATGGACGAATTTCTACGTGAAGCATCGCTTCAGGAAGCGAGTGGTCATGAAAGTGCAGAAGAAATGGTTGTAAGCATTTCAGACGATTTATTTGCTCTTATGGAAGAAAGTAAAAAAGTAATCGAAGGGCTTGAAGAGCAGCAGGAGTTCGCGATTGCTGATATTTTCCACGCTATGCTTGAAGAGTTTAAGAAAGATGACTGGATGTTGCGTGCGTATTTAAACAAAGAATAA
- a CDS encoding rhodanese-like domain-containing protein: MSILFGLLSMVVLSLFVWRWYVQPSFLMRPISLEQANEDEHCIVDIRDFISYYRKPMPIAKNIPLSYLSREMREGSICSKEIVIVADNIHAARSAARVVNRQAKQKVKYSLLPPQASV, encoded by the coding sequence ATGTCTATCCTATTTGGTTTATTAAGTATGGTCGTGTTGTCTTTATTTGTCTGGCGTTGGTACGTACAGCCATCTTTTTTAATGCGCCCAATTTCTTTAGAACAGGCAAATGAAGATGAGCATTGCATCGTTGATATCCGTGATTTTATTTCCTATTATCGAAAGCCGATGCCGATTGCTAAAAATATTCCCCTGTCGTATTTATCAAGAGAAATGCGTGAAGGGTCTATTTGCTCAAAAGAGATCGTCATCGTTGCAGATAATATTCATGCGGCTCGTTCTGCAGCACGTGTTGTTAATCGACAAGCAAAACAAAAAGTGAAGTACTCACTTCTTCCACCGCAAGCTAGTGTATAG
- the leuS gene encoding leucine--tRNA ligase: MSYRHKEIEQKWQTYWEDNKTFHTEDDVEKPKFYALDMFPYPSGSGLHVGHPEGYTATDILSRMKRMQGYNVLHPMGWDAFGLPAEQYALDTGNDPKEFTQKNIDTFKRQIKSLGFSYDWDREISTTDPSYYKWTQWIFIQLYKKGLAYIDEVPVNWCPALGTVLANEEVIDGKSERGDHPVERRPMRQWMLKITEYADRLLEDLEELDWPESIKDMQRNWIGRSEGADVVFQIKGHEDKSLKVFTTRPDTLFGATYCVLAPEHLLVDVITKDDQREAVEAYKEKALHKSDLERTELSKTKTGVWTGAYAINPVNGEEVPIWIADYVLASYGSGAIMAVPAHDERDYEFAKAFDLPIREVVEGGDMTKEAYVGDGKHINSDFLNGMDKDEAIAVMIDWLEEQSAGEKKITYRLRDWLFSRQRYWGEPIPVLHLEDGSIRPVPEEDLPVTLPITNEIKPSGTGESPLANMTDWLNTVDPDTGKPARRETNTMPQWAGSCWYYLRFIDPNNDELFADPEKLKHWLPVDVYIGGAEHAVLHLLYARFWHKVLYDLGYVPTKEPFQKLFNQGMILGENHEKMSKSKGNVINPDDIVASHGADTLRLYEMFMGPLHASIAWSENGLDGARKFLDRVWRLIVSDEGDKQSAISNESGEGHPLEKVYNQTVQKVTEDYENLRFNTGISQLMVFVNEAYKQETIPYSFAEGLIKLLSPIAPHVSEELYQKLGHTESLAYATWPAYDPDKIQADESEIVVQVKGKVRAKIVVPADASKDEIEKAALDNEKIQELIEGKSIKKIIVVPGKLVNIVAV; encoded by the coding sequence ATGAGCTATCGCCATAAAGAAATTGAACAAAAATGGCAGACGTATTGGGAGGATAATAAGACATTTCATACGGAGGATGATGTCGAAAAGCCGAAATTTTATGCATTAGACATGTTCCCCTATCCTTCTGGATCCGGTTTGCACGTCGGACATCCTGAGGGATATACGGCAACAGATATTCTTTCACGTATGAAACGAATGCAAGGCTACAACGTATTACACCCAATGGGGTGGGATGCATTTGGTCTACCGGCGGAACAATATGCCCTTGATACAGGAAATGACCCGAAAGAGTTTACGCAAAAAAATATTGACACTTTTAAACGGCAAATTAAATCTCTCGGTTTTTCGTATGATTGGGACAGAGAGATCAGCACGACAGACCCATCTTATTATAAGTGGACTCAGTGGATTTTTATCCAGTTGTATAAAAAAGGATTGGCCTATATTGACGAAGTCCCTGTAAACTGGTGTCCTGCGCTAGGAACTGTTTTGGCCAATGAAGAGGTCATCGACGGAAAAAGTGAACGGGGGGATCATCCTGTTGAGCGTCGTCCGATGCGTCAATGGATGTTGAAAATTACCGAGTATGCGGATCGTTTACTGGAAGACTTGGAAGAGCTTGATTGGCCGGAAAGCATTAAAGATATGCAACGCAACTGGATTGGTCGATCTGAAGGTGCAGATGTCGTGTTTCAAATTAAAGGACACGAGGACAAGAGCTTAAAAGTGTTCACGACCCGTCCAGATACGCTGTTCGGTGCAACATATTGTGTACTTGCTCCAGAGCACTTATTGGTAGATGTGATCACAAAAGATGATCAGCGTGAAGCTGTTGAGGCATACAAAGAAAAAGCCCTGCATAAGAGCGATTTAGAGCGGACTGAGCTGTCAAAAACAAAGACAGGCGTCTGGACAGGTGCATATGCAATCAATCCGGTGAACGGCGAGGAAGTGCCGATATGGATTGCGGATTATGTCCTTGCTAGCTACGGTAGTGGCGCGATTATGGCTGTCCCTGCTCATGATGAAAGGGACTATGAATTTGCAAAAGCGTTTGACCTGCCCATTCGTGAAGTGGTTGAAGGTGGAGATATGACGAAAGAAGCGTACGTTGGTGATGGAAAGCACATCAATTCCGATTTTCTTAATGGTATGGATAAAGATGAAGCCATTGCAGTCATGATTGATTGGCTTGAAGAGCAAAGCGCCGGTGAAAAGAAAATTACGTATCGTCTCCGCGATTGGCTATTTAGTCGTCAACGTTACTGGGGAGAACCTATCCCAGTGCTTCATCTTGAAGATGGGAGTATCCGTCCAGTCCCTGAGGAGGACTTGCCAGTAACCCTTCCGATCACAAATGAGATTAAACCTTCCGGAACAGGCGAGTCACCGTTGGCAAACATGACCGATTGGCTGAATACGGTAGATCCAGACACCGGAAAACCAGCACGAAGAGAGACGAATACGATGCCACAGTGGGCAGGAAGCTGTTGGTATTACTTACGCTTTATTGACCCGAACAACGATGAACTTTTTGCTGATCCTGAGAAATTAAAGCATTGGTTACCTGTGGATGTCTATATTGGCGGAGCAGAACACGCAGTACTTCATTTACTGTACGCCCGCTTTTGGCATAAAGTATTGTACGATCTTGGCTACGTACCGACGAAAGAGCCTTTTCAAAAGCTGTTTAACCAAGGAATGATTCTCGGTGAAAACCATGAAAAAATGAGTAAATCAAAAGGAAACGTTATTAACCCGGACGATATCGTTGCCTCCCATGGTGCAGACACTTTACGTTTATATGAGATGTTTATGGGACCTCTCCATGCCTCGATCGCTTGGTCAGAAAACGGCCTCGATGGCGCAAGGAAGTTTTTAGACCGTGTATGGAGGTTGATCGTTTCTGATGAAGGTGATAAACAATCAGCCATTTCGAATGAGAGCGGTGAAGGTCATCCGCTTGAAAAAGTATACAACCAAACCGTTCAGAAGGTCACTGAGGATTACGAGAATTTGCGATTTAACACAGGTATCTCCCAGTTAATGGTTTTCGTAAATGAAGCGTATAAACAAGAAACAATTCCATACTCGTTTGCAGAGGGTTTAATTAAATTGCTTTCGCCAATCGCTCCGCACGTTTCTGAAGAGTTATACCAAAAGCTTGGGCATACTGAATCACTTGCATATGCTACTTGGCCTGCATATGACCCTGACAAGATTCAAGCTGATGAATCCGAGATTGTTGTTCAAGTGAAGGGAAAAGTACGGGCGAAGATTGTAGTCCCAGCGGATGCTTCTAAAGATGAGATTGAAAAAGCAGCACTTGATAATGAAAAAATCCAGGAGTTAATTGAAGGAAAGTCGATTAAAAAAATCATTGTCGTTCCTGGAAAACTTGTGAACATCGTGGCTGTTTAA
- a CDS encoding tetraprenyl-beta-curcumene synthase family protein, with translation MKTPTTIVGLMKSMYTSVFPEVHNQLKEWKARAATIPDDELREQALKSIDHKTFHCEGGAVYALLSGKAHFKECVKFIVAYQTISDYLDNLCDRSTSLDPVDFEALHESMAHALTPGAVPVNYYRHRTEQNDEGYLQALVETCQGVLARLPAYDLIADHLLTLEGYYADLQIHKHVKKEEREERLIRWFEAHRHTVPEMTWYEFSACAGSTLGIFCLASYAFHSSFTKEDAGQIYQGYFPYVQGLHILLDYFIDQEEDRMEGDLNFCEYYESRESMIQRFEHFVTKADDHLRGIPNEKFHRLVNRGLLGLYLSDDKVNETKLSKKIARSIRQLGGFPSLFFYVNGRAYRALQKNNSSLQF, from the coding sequence ATGAAGACACCAACGACCATTGTTGGTCTAATGAAATCAATGTATACGTCCGTATTTCCTGAGGTGCATAATCAGCTTAAGGAGTGGAAAGCACGAGCAGCCACCATTCCTGATGATGAATTACGTGAGCAAGCTTTAAAAAGCATTGATCATAAAACGTTTCATTGTGAAGGCGGTGCGGTCTACGCGCTCTTGTCTGGAAAAGCGCATTTTAAAGAATGCGTCAAATTTATTGTGGCTTATCAAACGATTAGTGACTACCTTGATAATTTGTGTGACCGGAGCACGTCTTTAGATCCTGTTGACTTTGAAGCTCTTCATGAATCGATGGCTCATGCTTTAACGCCCGGGGCAGTTCCGGTGAATTATTATCGACATCGGACAGAGCAAAATGATGAGGGTTATTTACAAGCACTTGTTGAAACGTGCCAAGGCGTACTTGCTCGTCTGCCGGCATATGACTTAATTGCTGACCATCTCCTTACGTTAGAAGGTTATTATGCTGATTTGCAAATTCATAAGCACGTGAAAAAGGAAGAGAGGGAGGAGCGACTCATTCGGTGGTTTGAGGCGCATCGTCACACTGTTCCTGAAATGACCTGGTATGAATTTTCCGCTTGCGCCGGCTCAACACTAGGAATTTTTTGCTTGGCCTCTTACGCTTTTCATTCATCATTTACAAAAGAGGATGCAGGACAAATTTATCAAGGCTACTTTCCTTATGTACAAGGCCTTCATATTTTACTCGATTATTTTATTGATCAAGAAGAAGATCGAATGGAAGGCGATTTGAATTTTTGTGAGTACTATGAGTCACGGGAAAGCATGATCCAACGCTTTGAGCATTTTGTTACGAAAGCGGATGATCATCTGCGAGGCATTCCGAATGAAAAATTTCATCGACTTGTGAATCGTGGTCTCCTCGGTCTATATTTATCGGATGACAAAGTGAATGAAACGAAGCTTTCCAAGAAGATAGCGAGATCGATTCGCCAGCTTGGTGGTTTTCCATCGTTATTTTTTTATGTCAATGGCCGTGCATATCGAGCATTGCAAAAAAACAATAGCTCATTACAGTTTTAG
- a CDS encoding class I SAM-dependent methyltransferase, with protein MRPEPPLLQFAHLLLEQYLQPGDMAIDMTVGNGHDTVKLCKLVGPDGVVFGFDIQEKALTEAKKRLQEAMLKATLFLDSHANWATHLPEEEIVRIKAAIFNLGYLPGSDKTVITQEASTLNALAALTEKAPNALIIVVAYPGHPGGAEEKQAVQEFVESIPSTTHRALHYGLINHPSAPTIYALIPQKRNTEKQQSP; from the coding sequence ATGCGCCCTGAACCGCCCTTACTTCAATTTGCTCACCTTTTGCTTGAACAATATTTACAGCCTGGGGATATGGCCATTGATATGACAGTCGGAAATGGGCATGACACAGTAAAGCTATGTAAACTCGTCGGTCCTGACGGCGTCGTCTTCGGTTTTGATATCCAAGAAAAAGCACTCACCGAAGCGAAGAAACGGCTACAAGAGGCAATGCTGAAGGCAACGTTGTTTCTCGACAGTCATGCCAACTGGGCAACACATCTTCCTGAAGAGGAGATCGTACGTATAAAAGCAGCGATATTTAACCTTGGGTATCTCCCTGGGAGCGATAAAACGGTCATTACGCAAGAAGCATCAACACTCAACGCTCTGGCCGCTCTAACCGAAAAAGCACCAAACGCATTGATTATCGTCGTTGCCTACCCAGGACACCCTGGTGGCGCAGAGGAAAAACAAGCCGTGCAGGAATTCGTCGAAAGTATACCGTCAACCACTCACCGAGCCTTACATTACGGGCTTATTAACCACCCTAGTGCACCAACGATTTACGCCCTCATTCCACAAAAGAGAAACACCGAAAAACAACAATCCCCCTGA
- a CDS encoding alpha/beta hydrolase, with translation MWIYQTDYTPKGVIVVIHGAVEHHGRYHWLKEHWLEEGYHVILGDLPGQGLSNRKRGHIDSFEEYLKEVHSWLSEAQSFLLPIFAIGHSMGGLVLVRLLQKHTIPLDGVILSSPALGLRFKPAPPLNVLAKGMNVLMPRLQMSPGLTPNIATRNKHIVDSDSNDSLMLQKVSVRWYSELVKAMELAFKEMSEFPDVPLLIMQGGNDKIVDKQLVKQWFNEYDGTEKMYKEWPGLYHEIFNEPEREQVFRFCTRFVQMHAQGFHMSVDQR, from the coding sequence GTGTGGATTTATCAAACAGATTATACCCCTAAAGGTGTCATTGTTGTAATTCACGGCGCGGTAGAGCATCACGGCCGTTATCATTGGTTAAAAGAGCATTGGCTTGAAGAAGGTTATCACGTCATTTTAGGAGACCTTCCAGGACAAGGGCTTTCCAATCGTAAACGAGGACATATTGATTCATTTGAAGAATACTTAAAAGAAGTACACAGCTGGCTTTCTGAAGCACAGTCATTCCTTCTTCCTATTTTTGCTATTGGACATTCTATGGGGGGGCTTGTCCTTGTACGTCTCTTGCAAAAGCACACTATTCCGTTAGATGGGGTTATTCTTTCTTCACCGGCACTGGGTTTGCGTTTTAAGCCGGCACCGCCACTGAATGTGCTGGCAAAGGGGATGAATGTCCTCATGCCGAGATTACAAATGAGTCCAGGACTCACGCCGAATATCGCAACCCGCAATAAACATATTGTAGATTCTGATAGCAATGATTCGTTAATGCTGCAAAAAGTATCAGTTCGCTGGTATAGCGAGCTTGTAAAAGCGATGGAACTCGCCTTCAAGGAAATGTCGGAATTTCCGGATGTTCCTCTTTTGATCATGCAGGGAGGAAACGATAAAATAGTAGATAAACAGCTTGTGAAACAATGGTTTAATGAGTACGATGGTACTGAAAAAATGTATAAAGAGTGGCCAGGGCTTTATCATGAAATCTTTAATGAGCCTGAGAGAGAGCAAGTGTTTCGGTTTTGTACTCGTTTTGTTCAAATGCATGCTCAAGGCTTTCACATGTCTGTCGATCAACGTTAA
- a CDS encoding DUF2524 family protein, translating into MATRASIDQWVQKANETIASAEESCSLHNREMHLRQEVDFQQAQQSLQGIVDEGEKLKDSGNAQQRETIDRMMIALRKTQQQLIMSDQL; encoded by the coding sequence ATGGCGACAAGAGCTTCTATTGATCAGTGGGTTCAAAAAGCGAATGAGACGATTGCCAGTGCTGAAGAATCATGCTCACTTCATAATCGAGAAATGCATCTTAGACAGGAAGTTGATTTTCAACAAGCGCAGCAGTCTTTACAAGGAATTGTGGATGAAGGTGAAAAGTTAAAGGATTCAGGGAATGCGCAGCAACGTGAGACAATTGACCGAATGATGATCGCGCTTAGGAAAACGCAACAGCAGCTGATCATGTCAGATCAGCTGTAG
- the cysK gene encoding cysteine synthase A, which yields MTIVHSISDLIGNTPMLKLNKLSPTSGATVFAKLEMYNPSGSVKDRAAFNMIREAEKQGKLKPGATIIEPTSGNTGIGLAMNAAARGYRAILVMPDTMTQERINLLKAYGAEVVLTPGDEKMPGAIRKAEQLLRDIDNSFMPMQFSNGANPDAHRTTSAREIISDMKTLDKPLSAFVATAGTGGTITGIGEVLKKTFPDISIHVVEPKGSPVLSGGKPGKHKLVGTSPGFVPDILNENVYDEIIRLADEDAYHAVHMLASLEGLLVGPSSGAACHAALEVAKRLTPKDIVVFIACDTGERYLSSDLFEQN from the coding sequence GTGACAATTGTTCATTCGATTTCTGATCTTATTGGAAACACTCCGATGTTGAAACTAAACAAACTCTCACCGACAAGCGGTGCAACGGTTTTTGCAAAACTTGAGATGTACAACCCTAGCGGCAGTGTTAAAGACCGAGCAGCTTTTAATATGATTCGAGAAGCAGAAAAGCAAGGAAAATTAAAGCCTGGTGCGACGATTATCGAGCCAACAAGTGGAAATACAGGGATCGGCTTAGCGATGAATGCAGCTGCCCGCGGATATCGTGCCATTCTCGTCATGCCAGATACGATGACTCAGGAACGAATTAACTTATTAAAGGCATATGGCGCTGAAGTCGTCTTAACCCCTGGAGACGAAAAGATGCCTGGAGCTATTCGCAAAGCGGAACAGCTGCTACGAGACATCGATAACAGCTTTATGCCTATGCAATTTAGTAACGGCGCAAACCCAGACGCTCATCGAACAACCTCTGCCAGAGAAATTATTTCTGACATGAAAACACTCGACAAGCCATTAAGTGCTTTTGTCGCCACAGCAGGAACAGGTGGCACAATTACTGGCATTGGCGAAGTGCTAAAGAAGACCTTCCCTGACATTTCTATCCATGTCGTTGAACCTAAAGGGTCGCCTGTGCTTTCGGGAGGTAAACCAGGCAAGCATAAACTCGTCGGCACGAGCCCAGGGTTTGTTCCAGATATATTGAATGAAAACGTGTACGATGAGATTATCCGTTTAGCTGATGAAGACGCATATCACGCTGTCCACATGCTAGCCAGCCTTGAAGGGCTGCTTGTGGGTCCTTCTTCTGGAGCTGCTTGCCATGCAGCGCTTGAAGTCGCTAAACGGCTCACACCTAAAGATATCGTCGTTTTCATCGCTTGTGATACAGGTGAACGTTATTTATCAAGCGATCTTTTTGAGCAAAATTAA
- a CDS encoding DeoR family transcriptional regulator, with amino-acid sequence MNPSTNRMLTRVKSIYLYIRQNGTVSTTELVDEFGITQRTIQRDLHVLAYNDLVHSPSRGQWTTTRKANKASSKSS; translated from the coding sequence TTGAATCCATCAACCAATCGGATGTTAACGCGAGTGAAGTCGATCTACCTGTATATTCGTCAGAATGGGACGGTTTCTACGACCGAGCTCGTTGACGAATTTGGGATCACCCAGCGAACGATTCAACGGGATTTGCATGTTTTGGCGTACAACGATTTGGTACACAGCCCTAGCCGCGGTCAATGGACAACCACAAGGAAAGCAAACAAAGCATCATCCAAAAGCAGTTAA
- a CDS encoding rhodanese-like domain-containing protein, with the protein MKEISTEELLNKIDELAHVIIDVREDEEVAEGMIPGAVHMRLATVPERLSELNKDKELIFVCRSGRRSEKAAEYAESHGYTCTNVVGGMLAWQGSTVNPE; encoded by the coding sequence GTGAAGGAAATTTCTACTGAGGAGCTACTTAATAAAATCGATGAATTAGCGCATGTAATTATCGATGTCCGCGAAGATGAAGAAGTGGCAGAAGGAATGATTCCGGGCGCGGTTCACATGCGATTAGCGACGGTCCCAGAAAGGCTGTCTGAGCTTAACAAAGACAAGGAGCTTATCTTCGTGTGCCGATCTGGCCGTCGAAGTGAAAAAGCGGCTGAGTATGCCGAGTCTCATGGTTATACATGTACGAATGTTGTCGGTGGCATGCTAGCATGGCAAGGCTCGACAGTCAATCCGGAATGA
- a CDS encoding putative polysaccharide biosynthesis protein — MADSRLLRGTFLLTAATFIAKFLGMISVFPLHALIGEQGGALYSYAYIPYSITLSIATLGIPLAVSKFVSKYNAIGDYETGRRLFRSGLKVMGLMGLLSFVALYMLAPWIAPLVINGDTFSADDVTYVIRMVSVALIIVPAMSLVRGFFQGYQSMGPSAASTAMEQLVRVIFMLVGAYIALFWFNSSLVTAVGVATFAAFIGAIGGLFTLVYFWKKRRLGSIKKSTSAAKVPLDEMYKELIRYAIPFVFVGLAVPLFQLVDMFTFNRTLAAANYEGDSNALFSAFTLYNHKLIMIPVSLATGFALNLIPTVTSAFTANKLKDVQRYMTQAFQVILFLITPASLGLSVLAESAYASFFDVNEQFDSYAQILRWYAPAALLYALYTVSTALLQGINRQKVAMLSLAIGFIIKCILNVPFLYWFDAIGSVLATMIGFSSAVFFNLYAIHRSTGYRFRQLVKRFILILVICSIMVIAVVLWSSALAVWFPIESSRLNAIIVLGSGVAIGALLYFLISLRIGLMEKVLGSQILKKLRLPTRGA, encoded by the coding sequence ATGGCAGACTCAAGGTTATTACGGGGCACGTTTTTATTAACTGCGGCCACGTTTATTGCAAAATTTCTTGGCATGATCTCTGTTTTTCCGTTACATGCGCTAATCGGAGAACAGGGAGGGGCTTTATATAGCTACGCTTATATTCCATATTCAATTACTTTGAGTATAGCGACATTAGGTATACCGCTAGCTGTATCCAAGTTTGTTTCAAAGTATAATGCGATAGGGGATTACGAAACAGGCCGGCGGCTGTTTCGCTCGGGGTTAAAGGTGATGGGGCTTATGGGCCTTTTGTCATTTGTAGCGCTATATATGCTTGCGCCATGGATCGCCCCCTTAGTGATCAATGGTGATACGTTTTCTGCTGACGATGTTACATATGTGATTCGCATGGTTTCCGTTGCACTCATTATCGTACCGGCGATGAGCTTAGTACGAGGGTTTTTTCAAGGATATCAATCGATGGGACCGTCGGCGGCTTCGACAGCGATGGAACAGCTTGTACGTGTTATTTTTATGTTAGTCGGTGCTTACATTGCCTTGTTCTGGTTTAACAGCTCTTTAGTGACAGCAGTAGGTGTAGCAACCTTTGCAGCATTTATCGGTGCAATTGGTGGACTATTTACATTAGTATATTTTTGGAAAAAAAGAAGGCTTGGCTCCATAAAGAAAAGCACCAGTGCTGCTAAGGTGCCTCTTGATGAAATGTATAAAGAGCTCATTCGCTATGCCATTCCATTCGTTTTTGTTGGACTTGCGGTCCCATTATTTCAACTCGTTGATATGTTTACCTTTAATAGAACTTTAGCGGCAGCAAATTACGAAGGGGATTCAAATGCACTATTCTCTGCATTTACCCTATACAATCATAAGCTGATTATGATTCCAGTGTCACTTGCGACCGGCTTTGCGCTCAATCTCATTCCGACAGTGACGTCTGCGTTTACAGCAAACAAGCTAAAAGATGTACAACGCTATATGACACAGGCATTTCAAGTCATTCTGTTTTTAATTACGCCGGCTAGTCTTGGGTTGTCGGTATTAGCGGAATCGGCTTATGCTTCTTTTTTTGACGTCAATGAGCAGTTTGATTCATACGCGCAAATTCTTCGTTGGTATGCTCCCGCGGCACTCTTGTACGCCTTGTATACGGTTTCGACTGCATTGCTGCAAGGGATCAATCGGCAAAAAGTAGCAATGCTGAGTCTGGCTATTGGCTTTATTATAAAATGCATTTTAAATGTGCCATTCTTATATTGGTTTGATGCGATTGGTTCGGTGTTGGCTACGATGATCGGTTTTTCTAGCGCTGTTTTCTTTAATTTGTATGCGATTCACCGAAGTACAGGCTATCGCTTTAGACAGCTGGTCAAGCGCTTTATCCTTATCTTAGTGATATGCTCGATTATGGTGATCGCAGTTGTCTTATGGTCATCAGCATTGGCAGTGTGGTTTCCGATTGAAAGCAGTAGGCTGAATGCCATTATTGTGTTAGGCTCTGGCGTTGCGATCGGTGCTCTGCTATATTTTTTAATTTCATTACGCATCGGTTTAATGGAGAAAGTGTTAGGTTCGCAAATTCTAAAGAAATTGCGTCTTCCGACGAGAGGAGCATAA